One genomic segment of Besnoitia besnoiti strain Bb-Ger1 chromosome VII, whole genome shotgun sequence includes these proteins:
- a CDS encoding RNA recognition motif-containing protein (encoded by transcript BESB_079350), whose amino-acid sequence MRPGTRASLRLFWALCAGSVLLFDERRFRLDWAANEAVGTLSAAPVAANARGAHLLLLPALFTAAEAAGESAADLAGKDGIPPSNAAHEGEANSAAGEGKQQGDFSPEDSNDDFESVTVEDDPFGEDNYDALRDLAAQLNPDKKSAGTPTDVQEPNAAAAEGPPGRDDTDSIDEVETEEETYTNLPLKDEAGNILPQSQKNSLLESVKKQTQGHMMAAPNRKIVKLAIKGTLEDKLLKEEKEKEQRRQKRRMKLALERHQRKQQEKFDPRVELSEKEAKNKKINKVLQKLVAFFENRF is encoded by the coding sequence ATGCGGCCAGGTacgcgcgcgagtctgcgcctcttctgggCCTTGTGCGCGGGGTCAGTCCTTCTCTTTGATGAACGTCGCTTCCGTCTCGACTGGGCTGCCAATGAAGCTGTCGGGACTCTCTCAGCTGCCCCAGTGGCTGCCAATGCACGAGGCGCGCATCTCCTGTTGTTGCCCGCTCTCTTcaccgctgcggaggccgccggcgaaagCGCTGCTGATCTCGCGGGAAAGGACGGCATTCCGCCCAGCAATGCAGCGCATGAAGGTGAGGCGAACAGTGCTGCGGGAGAGGGCAAGCAGCAAGGAGACTTCTCCCCGGAAGACAGCAACGATGACTTCGAGAGCGTGACTGTTGAAGATGACCCGTTTGGCGAAGACAACTATGACGCGCTCAGAGAcctcgcagcgcagctgAATCCCGACAAAAAATCCGCGGGGACCCCCACGGACGTGCAGGAGCccaacgccgccgcggcagaggggcCGCCGGGACGAGACGATACAGACAGCATAGACGAGGTCGAGACCGAAGAGGAGACGTACACGAACTTGCCACTGAAGGACGAGGCCGGAAACATCCTGCCTCAGTCGCAGAAGAACAGTTTGCTGGAGAGCGTCAAGAAACAGACACAGGGGCACATGATGGCCGCACCAAACCGAAAAATCGTGAAGCTTGCGATCAAGGGCACGCTGGAAGACAAACTCCTGaaggaggaaaaggaaaaggAGCAGAGACGGCAGAAACGGAGAATGAAACTCGCCCTCGAGCGGCACCAAAGGAAGCAGCAGGAGAAGTTCGACCCGCGAGTCGAGCtcagcgagaaggaagcgaagaacAAGAAAATCAACAAAGTTCTGCAAAAACTCGTTGCATTCTTTGAAAACCGGTTTTAA
- a CDS encoding RNA recognition motif-containing protein (encoded by transcript BESB_079360): MKRSLKLLKARSSSSPGQSGSKPTAPLKKKDRSAARKVKTRSPAPASLDKKSQKRADETPQPAENVPEFFKKTEATRADKKSRKNVKKDKGEKHEKRFIVFAGNLPLDTTAEQLKLFFKNKLQSRIVGVRVLTHRGTNKPKGCAFVEFDCREALEIALNYHHRELGGRKINIELSAGGGGNSKKRREKISKKNAELKKHRRMKVKQAKKPEQSK; encoded by the exons ATGAAGCGCTCTCTGAAGCTCCTTAAGGCGAggtcctcctcgtcgccaggGCAGTCTGGGTCTAAACCGACTGCGCCTTTGAAGAAGAAGGATCGatcggcggcgaggaaggtgAAAACCCGCAgtcccgcgccggcgtccctCGACAAAAAATCGCAAAAGAGAGCGGATGAAACACCGCAGCCCGCAGAGAACGTGCCAGAATTCTTTAAAAAAACTGAGGCCACACGCGCAGACAAAAAATCTCGAAAAAACGTCAAGAAG GACAAAGGCGAAAAGCACGAAAAGCGTTTCATTGTCTTTGCTGGAAATCTCCCGCTTGACACGACCGCAGAGCAGCTCAAGCTCTTCTTCAAGAACAAGCTGC AATCCCGCATCGTTGGTGTGCGCGTGCTGACTCACCGAGGCACGAACAAGCCAAAaggctgcgccttcgtcgagttcgactgccgcgaggctctcgag ATTGCGTTGAACTACCACCACCGCGAACTCGGTGGCCGCAAAATCAACATTGAGCTGAGCGCTGGAGG AGGCGGTAACTCGAAGAAACGGCGCGAGAAGATCTCCAAGAAGAATGCTGAATTGAAGAAGCATCGG cgaatGAAGGTgaagcaggcgaagaagccagAGCAAAGCAAATGA
- a CDS encoding hypothetical protein (encoded by transcript BESB_079370), with translation MYRAQLLRKLGEAPTERLEASTCPTFSSSSPGLVLAAPDACYFGSVRPALPQIARGAPCGAPSQLKQLAEPRTLLAATFPLLSRSESAESSPVSYPSSAPSAGACAPAASSAPPADAAPGVASAGTQTEPAPDDLQGTAGLQPRAGAAKETSGMEPPLAGVDDFAAGRSGAEEDDVEDLSGWPTALVLDSDNEGDTDCISKGEEAHTEDEGCQVDWSTADEKDDDEQRLSASVAQIIRGGGAVAEYSRDAHAEGGASAKACGDAAEELCVGHADCTALEFCLRSFRRRVFLPRSKRLPGHQTVIIFDWDDTLLCTSFLNVYCRSPDWRVSVVEHLETIQRHGKALLELAMKMGHVFIVTNAVEGWVEHSSRRFLPGLLPVLAKLPVISARNRYEAVYPGAYHLWKVHAFLEVRRQLDREINTNLISVGDSDIEMDAVHVMGKEFAQAVVKTVKFRENPSPEELAKQLELVTSKFEKICLSACNLTIGLEKQWDDSSARRSQANPGDPRLSSFSPAATLPCGSSFPASAFAPAPGLACIDLSSPFACRPCAACPPASFALAEHLPSSASAAGVSQGAARSSAGNMRLQPEFIQAPNPGHVSVKSTLHALTGKQPEGRDGGAERGAEAGQQTGKANQTTRAGKREGRLPAGEQVRGEFRTMHTTRSEYVFDKAALQHGESVAGGRADGDAAGGGASLGVQALNEHFLARRSQPILSDRVAHVPLRLAREVIRTFPEHLASSPLPSSSSSSPASSSSSSSSLASAEDSPPSAASAAGCSLSAATPSWSAPSSASALPRAASLSETPGAAGVSRAAQRGRGA, from the exons ATGTACCGGgcacagctgctgcggaaaCTCGGAGAGGCTCCCACAGAGCGGCTTGAGGCCAGCACGTGCCCAAcattctcttcttcgtctcccggCCTCGTCCTGGCCGCACCTGATGCGT GCTACTTCGGCAGCGTCCGACCTGCTCTCCCACAGAttgctcgcggcgcgccctgcggAGCCCCTtcgcagctgaagcagctcgcagagccgcgcacTTTGCTCGCTGCAACTTTCCCGCTCCTTTCGAGATCCGAGTCTGCAGAGTCGTCCCCCGTGTCCTAcccgtcctctgcgccttcggcggGTGCCtgtgcgcccgcggcctcgtcggcgccgcctgcagacgcagcgccgggGGTCGCCAGCGCCGGCACGCAGACCGAGCCTGCCCCGGACGACTTGCAGGGAACCGCTggactgcagccgcgcgccggtgcagcgaaggagaccAGCGGCATGgagccgccgctcgcgggagTTGATGACTTCGCCGCGGGAAGATCtggagcggaagaagatgaCGTGGAAGACCTCAGCGGGTGGCCCACAGCGCTCGTGTTGGACAGCGACAACGAGGGCGACACAGACTGCATAAGcaagggagaagaagcacaCACGGAGGACGAAGGCTGCCAGGTAGACTGGAGCAccgcagacgagaaggacgacgacgaacaGCGGCTCTCCGCCAGCGTGGCACAGATCATCCGAGGAGGCG GGGCCGTTGCAGAGTACTCGCGGGATGCACACGCAGAAGGTGGCGCAAGCGCgaaggcctgcggcgacgctgcggaaGAGCTTTGTGTCG GTCACGCGGATTGCACGGCGCTGGAGTTCTGCCTGCGTTCcttccgcaggcgcgtctttcttccgcggTCGAAGCGCCTCCCGGGCCATCAAACAG TCATCATTTTCGACTGGGACGACACGCTGCTCTGCACGTCGTTCTTGAACGTGTACTGCCGTTCGCCGGACTGGCGCGTGTCGGTCGTGGAGCACCTGGAGACGATTCAGCGGCACGGG AAAGCTCTGCTGGAGCTGGCGATGAAGATGGGGCACGTATTCATCGTGACGAACGCCGTCGAAGGCTGGGTGGAGCATTCCTCTCGGCGGTTCCTTCCTGGCTTGCTTCCCGTCTTGGCAAA GCTTCCAGTTATCTCTGCGCGCAACCGGTATGAGGCAGTCTACCCGGGCGCGTATCACTTATGGAAG GTGCATGCGTTTCTGGAAGTTCGGCGGCAGCTAGACCGTGAAATCAACACGAACCTGATAAGCGTCGGCGACTCAGATATCGAAATGGACGCAGTGCATGTCATGGGCAA GGAGTTCGCTCAGGCCGTCGTCAAGACGGTGAAGTTTCGAGAAAACCCTTCGCCGGAAGAGCTG gcgaagcagtTGGAGCTGGTCACAAGCAAGTTCGAGAAGATATGCTTGAGCGCATGCAACCTCACCATCGGCCTCGAAAA ACAATGGGacgacagcagcgcgcgccgaagcCAGGCCAACCCGGGCGACCCCCGCCTTTCGTCGTTCTCTCCCGCAGCAACTCTGCCGTGTGGTTCTTCTTTTccggcgtcggcgttcgCGCCTGCACCGGGGCTCGCGTGTATCGATCTAAGCTCCCCGTTCGCCTGTCGTCCCTGCGCAGCGTGTCCGCCAGCGtccttcgcgctcgctgagCACCTGCCGagctccgcgtctgccgccggcgtctctcagggcgccgcgcgctcttcgGCCGGCAATATGAGGCTTCAGCCCGAGTTTATTCAGGCGCCCAACCCGGGGCACGTTAGCGTGAAGTCAACCCTCCACGCGCTTACAGGGAAACAACCAGAGGGGCGGgatggaggcgcggagagaggcgcggaggcaggacAGCAGACAGGAAAGGCGAAccagacgacgagggcggggAAGCGCGAAGGAAGACTGCCAGCCGGAGAGCAGGTCAGAGGGGAGTTTCGCACAATGCACACAACGCGAAGTGAGTATGTGTTTGACAAAGCGGCGCTGCAACACGGGGAGTCGGTCGCCGGAGGTCGCGCGGACGGAGATGCGGCCGGGGGAGGTGCGTCTCTCGGCGTTCAGGCGCTGAATGAGCATTTTCTCGCTCGACGTAGCCAGCCCATTTTGAGCGATCGCGTCGCGCATGTGCCTCTTCGCTTGGCGCGTGAGGTCATCCGGACGTTCCCCGAGCATcttgcgtcgtcgccgttgcCGTCTagttcgtcctcgtcgccggctagttcctcctcttcgtcgtcttctctcgcctccgccgaggattcgcctccttccgcggcgtctgctgcgggctgctcgctgtcggcggcgacgcccagCTGGAGCGccccgtcctctgcgtccgcgttgccgcgcgcggcctcgctatCAGAGACACCCGGggctgccggcgtctcccgcgccgcccagcgcgggcgaggcgcgtag